The sequence CCGTTGCCGATCAAAAGGAGATGGTCCTATTTCAAATAGTAAAATTGACCGTTTGAACCCTAGGAAaagatttttaaatattttcctCCCCTCTCTTTCAACCCATATCATTCTTTTAGTCTCTTCAACTCCCTCAAACTCATTTTCACTCATatttaacaattcaaatcatttctttatagataattcaatattaatggaagaACGGTTCATAATGTATCATAAAACTACTCCTTAAAGCTTATAAAAGATATGTAtcattattctttcctaatttaaattatttttactaaaattatactaaatttgtatttattttcaacttaaaaaccttaatctagtttttttttttaaagtatttttGAAACTATTTTGATGTTTTTGGGCATACCAACGTATACCATCAACACGCCCTAGCATACCATCGGTACGCCTCAGTACGTACCGTACCAACCATTACATCGGTATAGAAATTGTAAACCTCGGTAAAGAGAATAGCTGCCCGAGAAGAAACAAAAAGATGCCATAATCGAAGTTGCATCATTATGACTAACATCAATTAATAAACTTTAGCCTATAGAACTAAACACAGCTACTACCAAGAAAAATGTTAAAACTAGGAGTAAATGAATGTGCAAATTTAAATAAAAAGGAATCTAGAAATGATTAATCATAAATCTGTTTCACTTTTCAGAACATTGAAAACAATGGCATTCAACTAAAGAATCAAACTTGACAGATTGGATTTGACTTTTTAATATGAAAACTTCCAAAATAGATATGAGAACTGAATTGTGAAGTCAATTTAACAATGAAGGTAGAAGTACATTAATCAGTAATGAACAAAGATTAGTAGAAATTACCTGCCATAACCTTACTTGAACATACCACTAACAGAGCCATCAGAATGTATGTGCCAGATGGTCTCAGCTAGAAGGTTTGCAACAGAAAGGACAGTTAGTTGAGAGAAATAATTATGTTCTGCAACTGGGATAGTGTTTGTTATTATCACTTCCTGAAAAACACCACTGGACAGCCTCTCTATTGCAGGAGGGCTACAGAAAAAACAAGGCAGTATCTGTTACAACAAAAATACCATGCCATCTAAAAGCAAGCATTTATTTCACATGAATAAAAGAATTACTGGTCACACGTGGTTTTTTTCATCAACATCCATCAATCACGACAAATTTTAAGTTCCAGATGGATAGTTCCATCGGTTCCAGTCACCTATGGAAGCAATACCATCTCTTCATGCATGACATTGTTCTTCTTCCTTGATTAAAGCATGTGTAGGAGACAGGTTGTTGCGGCAGATTGCACATAAATAGATGCAGTATTAATATCGATACAGAAATTACTCTGCAATTATTTTCCTATCCTACTTTGTTTGTCGGTAGACAATTTCAGGTCTTCCTTTTACTGCATGCTCCAAAACTAATGGTAAATGTGCAAGATTGGTTGTTGTGACACAGTGCACACAAATGGATACAGTGTAGTTAATGATTGAGAAATTACTCTGCAATCATTTTTCTTTCCTGTTTGTTTGTCAGTAGACAATTTCCTGTCTTCCTTTTACTGCACTCTCCAAGACTAATGGTCATTACCATCAGCACTTGCTTGGCTGACTAGAAACAATGTAATGGGTAATGCAAGAGCAGGAGTGCATATCTAACATCAGCAAATTCTCATTATAACCCACAACTTCTTGGCATATGCAATATCTGTTGTCTAATCTATTCATGTGTTTCCATAAAAATGAAAATGAAGACTAATTTGCTATGACTTCATTTGATTGACCATTTCACTTGATCTTTACTCTAAATATCCTCTTGGATCCTATTTCTTTTTCTACCTTTTCTTGATGCACTAGTTAGTAGTTACTCTTGTCTGGTTGATTGCAAGCACAAGAATTTTATATCATTATGATGTGATCAACTGAAGAATGTCCAAAAGATTCTTacaagaaaaattttaaaaaagtttACATGGGAATCTTGTTTAACAATTTACGCATATTATGGTACAGGACtgaatttgaaagaaaaaaaaaagcaaacacATCCATGGTGATGATAAGAAGATAGATAAAAGCAGACAATATATATTGGAAAatcaatgaagaaaaaaaaatcctgtaGAAAATCAGAGGAAAAGATTAACGAAAATTCCCTAATTAAACGAAAGAATCAGCACATTTGCTGTCATTTAGAATATTAACTAAGACCCATTGTAAACCTACTCTACATTATGCTCTTTAAAGTCATAACCATAGCATTCATATAATAAACCTAATTTATAAAATACTTACTATGCTGAACAGAAGATATCTATTTCATCTAAAAAGAATCAACATCAACAGCAACAGACATCATTGCTGAAGGATGAAAATATCCCAAAGAATAGAAGGGTTTAAGTAGCTATAGCAAGTCTTCCTTACTAATTAAAGTGTTCCAGGAAATTTTCAAACAGTTAATTTTCTATGATTGATATATTATAAATGAATGCGGCATTCATTGCTTACCTAAAAACAGCATGAGTGCAACATGCATACACTGCATTAGCACCTTCCTGCTGTAATAAAGCTGCCGCATTAGTGATAGTCCCTGAATCCATGAAGATGTTAAACAGAAGCAAGAGGAGAAGTGAATAATTCTATTAAAGATGCATCAGTGATGCCAATATGTTAAGTAAACTTGTAAGAGCTTACCGGCAGTATCAATCATGTCATCCACCAAAACAGCAACCTTTCCTTTCACATCACCAATCAAGTTCATAACCTAAAAGATCATATCACATTTTTAGATGAAGAAATCAGGGCTTTATTCCAGATAGAATTCACCAGAATAAAGTATAGAAAACTAGGTATTATATTCCACAAACAGTAGAGTATATAATCCCCGCGATGGTGTCATGATATTAGATAAAAAGTGCAATATCACTTTTCAACACCCaggaacaaaataaaaaataattacagGTAACGCAAAAAACAACTAcattaactgcatctcacctcaGAAATATTATGGCCTTGACGCCTTTTGTCGACAATAGCTAAAGGTGCATCTGACAACTTCTTGGCAAAACCACGTGCACGAGCAACCCCACCCACATCAGGTGAGACAACAACCAAGTCCTTTGAAGGAATGTTTTTGCTAACCAAGTAATCCAAAATCACGGGCTACATACATCAAAACCAAATTATAAATAGTTAGAGAACTAAACTTTATATACAACAGTCCTTACTGAACACTATAATATCCTCAAAACAGGTTAAATATACCCTAATTTGGAAGGAGGGAACAGACACAACGAACCAAGTGATTGTGCCTGCTCCTTAGATGCTAAAATAAACATAATGTAGCCTtgacataaaaaatttaaaagaaagcCTTGACATGAAAAATTGTATTAAAAAAAACTAGTGTACAAAGCAAagtatttttattctttattacTTTCTGGCAATGACATGATAAAATCTACATAATTATTTGTGTCCATGCTCTCTGTCGGTCAACATGTACCATAAGAAGAAACAGATAGGAGTTTGACCATTAACTATATAAAATTATGGAATATCAAGTTTTAATTTTATAAACCTGTCCCAATTCCCCTGAATATCCTTCCAGTCAATGTCAGTGCCCTTCTTGTCATTTCTTTAGATAAATGGAGCAATATGTAAGCTTGACAAGAAAATAAGATAATCATgataaccagaaaaaaaaaaaaaaactttcaataAGAAATAGGTACATGTAATAATTCTTTAGACAAGAACTACTTTTGATATTGCAAGGCAATTGCATAAGTTGCAGAAAGATGCATTGATAGAATCACGTTAAGGTAATAGGATAGCAGTTATGATAAACAGAGATTTATTCCTTGCCACCCTAAGCTATGTTTGAGGTCTCCTTTCTCAAGGACTGAATCCTGATTTCTTTATAGAAGTTTGTGCAATGAATTTTCCACATATAGCTCTTTATTAATGACTTGTCTCATTGACTGGGTCTTTAGCATGTAAGACAAATGTAACTATAAGATGGAATATCTACATAAACTCTTCTCCACAATGTTGCAGAATGAAGTTCTTTATCATGTTCCAATGTTTTTCTTTATAAGTAACTAATATAAAGAAGTTACTTACTAGTTTCTTTCAATTACAACCAACAACGAGTAACATAAAAAGTATATAAATAGAGAAATTTGACTCAGTTTTTGGACTTCATAATAGCTAATCTTTTCCCTATAATAATTGTTTTTAGATGGTCTCTTCATTTCATAGGAACAAGTAAACTATCAGATCTCCACTTTGTAGAAATGGGAACAAAAATAGGAAAAGAAAAGTTCTTGTTACAACCCTGAATCTAAATAAAACACATAATGGAGAGCTACCTGGCCATACACTTGGTCAACAGAAATATCAAAATATCCTATTGCCTGTCCAGAATGGAAATCAATAGAAACGACACGGTTGGCTCCTGCTTCTGTGATCAGGTTTGCAACAAGTTTAGCTGCAATGGACTCACGTTCTTTAGTCTGGAAGCATGAATAATTAAGAAATGtcaatcaaaataataaagaacAGATCATCATGATAGATACATACATGAAATAAAAGTATAGACAAAGATGCTCGTGCTAGTgtgaaattatatatatcttcAACATGTAATAGGAAATTCTAAGTATCTGGAGCCGAAGGAATTAGGTTTTGCTGGAGAATCACATGGCTCAATGACCAAGATGTCTTTTGGTTGCTTTTATCAAATATAAATCAGTAACACCCTGGGGGAATGCCAAAAAAATACGATTGCATTGAActtatttacctttctatctgctCTACCATATCCAAAATATGGAATGATAGCTGTAATGGATCGTGCGGAAGCTCTCCGACATGCATCTATCATGATCAAGAGCTCCATAAGATTCTCATTTGTTGGGGGGCATGTTGGTTGCACAAGAAACGCATGGCAGCCCCTTACACTCTCTTGCAGTTGCACATAGACCTCCCCATCAGCAAAGCGTTTGATGTTAATCTTACCAAGTTCCATGCCCATGTAGGAGGCAATTTCCTAAGTACATGCAGAAAAGCTCAAAGGATATGAGGTATGAGCatttgaacaagaaaaaaaaacatttatattattaaaaaagtaAGCAATAAAGCAGCATCAGGATACTAATTCCACCAATCACCACAGTGCCATGCATACTATCTGGTGGTTGTCATCAACACCATAATAATTACACTGGCATTTAAAGTTGCCTATATTTCTCCTTGATTAtgtaacatgaacctagttatgtttTCTTGCTTGCTATTTCAGGAAAAATAGTCAGTGCAAGGGAACTCTGGTCACCAATATGATCTGAATGCCTTGACCTGTGCATTGGCATTACTCGATTAATCAAATAAAGAAAGTGGTTTTATACATAAACTCCACCTCAAAAGGCTATATTTAGAGGAAGAACTTCCAACTGACAAGTGAAAACTGACAAAGGGGTCCAAGTGTAGAGGAGGCAGtaaagatccaaaaggatgctgagAATTACAGGTTAAGCACAATTTACTACAGCATAACTGCACATAATTCTACATAGTTACATGCTTTTTCTCATATTCATTTAATAGAATTAGTACTAATTGGCCCCAACCACATATCCCCCACCCTGGATatagaacaaaagaaaagaaaattaaacagaaaaacaaaaaatgaaagtTTTTGGATATTTgccttaaaaaaaattcaaagtaaAATTATGTAGCATTTCCGGAAAATTAACATTTGTACACAAGTCTTTTAGGTAAAAGTATACTATGTCTATTAGTGTTAACCAAAGATCTAAATCAAATTAGGCTTGAACCATATCCTAATAATGGGTTTTGAACCAAACATTGCATGATAAGAATATTAGTATTTTGTTTACTTCATAATCAAGATGGAAACAATAAAGTTTTACAGGTGCAGAAAAAGTGGAAGCTCAGTTCagctttattaaaaaaaatttaaatcttagttACAGCAAAGTTTATAGATGGATTCAAATAACACGGTATACAGGCTATATACAAAATTTCTAATGGTATTTTATACTTTTTTGGGTGACACAACCATGACATTCATAGGTGAATACTCAGGCAGCTTGACATGGTAACACTCGTCATGCGAGTGTCCAATCAGCATGGGGAATGCTGCTGGAATTTAAACTTGTGCTTAAGTTTCTTTATATCTTGAAATGAAATTGACATTAATAGCCACAATTATGAGACCAGTACAGATattgaaaattaagaaaaaaactaGCTTGTCAAATACCATTAAATGTATTCAAGTACGCTGAACAATGTTGCTAGATGCAAGCTTTTAGCAACCTAAGATGAGCTTTTAAATTTTAGCATGTTTATTTTGCAGATAACAACTAAGCAACATAGTTGATACTTGATAAATCTATTGGATATATGGAGAAATAAAAATGGCGAGGAAATGAGAAAGATATTCAACAACCAAGCACACAGTTTCAAGGTTGCTGCGAAAACTCCAGGACAATGTAGAAGAATAGAGGGATTATTGTACAAGAGACACCTTATAAAACATTTGGCACCAAGTTGCAGATAAGTCATTCACTAACttcgtgtttttttttttaccctTGCTCATTATGGTGTACTCACCACTGCTTATTAGTTTATTTGCCTAACCTGTGCAATGGCATGACTCATACTCTTGTGTAGTTCTTGATCATATCAATGCCTTTCCACTTGTACTGTTAGAAAGATTCTAAAATGAATCCATTTTGTGTCATCCTAGTAGGTACCTTGTCCTAACATAAAGGGAACTATCAAGTTTCTAAACCAAAATGCTTGGAAACATTTGACCTCTCATTTTATCATTGCTAGCAATTTATTACTTAAGGATCTTGGAAACAATTATAATTTTAGTGTCTCAGTCATAATAAATAAGTTGAATATTGTTAATCATTTCTGAATATAAATACTTCttggaaaacttgaaaccataaaAGCCCACAAAGTCAAGCATTTGGTGGGACAACAACAGAATAACAAAGATGAGAAAAAACCTGTGCAAGCAGAAGGTTTGCTGACCCAGAGAATATTTTCACTCTACCTTCAGGCTTCACTGTACTATCAGGATTCAGGGCAACTATGCTCTCCTGATGTGTGCATGAGAACCCAGGTAGCGACAATCTTCCATTAGACAGCTGTGATGACTTAGATATGTCAAACCTctgcaaaagaaagaaatattgaggGAAATGAGTTGCAACTATGGATATTAAAAACTGATAAATTAGGGTCATATTTGATTTTACATAAAGTTGAAATTGCTTCAGCATCTGTCCAGGCATCAGTTACATCGATTACAGAAAGGACTAGAAAAAGCTTAAGTAACAGGTCCTATTCCCATTTCTAAATTCCAGTCTAAGCATGGGAAGTCTGTATATGCCATTACCATCAATTCAgtaatgaaaatgataataaaagagaTAGCAAACAGCTGTGCATTGGTGAGCATACATGTGCTTGCTCCAAATAAGATACATGTTGATCCTCCACTCTTCAACATTATAGTCAGTACTTCAATGCAATGTCTAGCTTCAGTTTGATATTTGAGATCCCTATCTTAAGTTGATCAAGAGGTGTTCCCTAATTCACTGCAACTTTAACTGATGTTGACCCATATACACATTGAACAGTGACATCCTATGTAAAAAAAGATGCTGAGCCGTAAGTGATCTGCCATATCCATACTTGAGTAATGTGTTTCagataattcaaaaaaataagtAAAAGTACTGTCTCCTCTCCCTATGATGCTTATTCTTGCAACCTCGAGTTTTTCATTGGTAATGATCTTTTCAGAAATTCATTGAGAAGCATCATCATGTCGTGTATCTCGAAAATTCATCCAAAGGGCTGGCTGAGGAGATGGATTCAAAGCCTCCCACCTGTTCTTACTAATGTTTCTAATGTATAtgatttgaaaactgtcctcgccATAAAATGAATCTTTCGCACATGGGACAGGCCCGTAAATCAAGTCTCTTCCATCAATCAACTTTAGGAACATTGTTACATATATAGTTCATTTGGTCTAGTTCTTTGTTCTTTCAGTATCGATCGATCTAAGTTGCGAGATCTGATCTTATTTCTGTTTATTGAGTGTGGCAAGTCGCTACAATTTGCTTCTTGCTATTTGAGAGTAAGAGTGCCTATTACCTCATGATCACCTAAGGTCAAGCCTAATAATTAGCCACAAAGCACTCAGAGGTCCCATTTTCGAAACATAACACGCcgtcaaagaaaaaagaaaaggaagaaaaagaaaatggaaaGAGATACAGCATACCATGTGAACAGGCAGAGGCGCCTGATTGAACCCCGATTTGCATGCGAGAAGAGGCGGAGCTGCAGGCGTCGTGAACAGAGAGGAAATGACCATGGTCGCCGTGTGGAACCCGACAGAAACTGGAAAGCGGATGCGCCTCGGATGGGGGAATGAGAATCGGGGAACGGACGAGGAACGAAGTGGGTATATGGGAAGAATATCCGGAAGGTGAATGAACGGAAGACAGGGGGAGGAAGAGGGGATGAACCTCCAGAACAGGAAAGTTCTTCCGCCCCATTATCTCTCTCTTCTTTCCCTCGCTGGCTCTCGATTGCCTTCTTTTAATCTTCGAAGGGCTCATTTGTGGAGCTTTTCCGGCCTTTTACTCGCACATTTCTATGCCTTTCATTTCTTTAAAATATGGAAAAGGCAAGTAATTATTAtattacattgcatacattttttTATTTGGAAAATTATTGTTTCGCTTTGATTGATGGATTGCACGATGATCAAAAGGTACGTACATCTTTGTGTTTGAATCTTCAAGTAAGATTGATATGGTTCTTGTCGAGAGAGAAACGAGGATTTCAGACGACCTCGGGTTGGAAAGACCCGTAAAAGATACGGTGGAAGAAGGCTTAGCTTAAGTTCAAGAATTATGGCTATGGATCAGAACGCAAACGCATGCCATAGTGAACCCTTTAACGACAATACTTATCCATGTTCTATATTGAAGACTGGTTTTATACCCAGAGTTGATACTTACAACAATGTTCCTCTGCTTATTCTGGATTGGAGTATGGTACTACAGATGGAGGCAGACTATCACATGCAGACCATGCCCATCCTGATGAGCTCGATGAGGAATTCGACTAAGGAGTGTTGCCGGAAGGGTGCAAACTGTGGCCGGAGACCTTGCTACAGAGGCTGAGAGGTTTCAGTCCCTGTTAAGCTGGCGAGATGCAAGGGCAACTGCTCTCTTTCTGATCTTTTTGCCTTGCAGCTTCCATTGTGCTCTATGTTACCCCATTCCAGGTTGTCGCCCCCATCACAGGGTTTTATGTGCTGAGGCACCCAAGGTTCCGGCATAAACTTCCCTCGGCACCGATCAACTACTTCAAGAGGCTGCCGGCTAGGACCGATAGCATGTTTTGAGAAGTTTCTACCTTTTGATAGTGCGACTCCTAAAATGGGAGGCTGCTTTTTTGTGTCATATGAGCAGGGAAGGAGGAGGGAACGTCTGTCCTCCAAAAGAACGAACCCCTGTCGGCAGCAGGTGCTTGTCACCTTCTGAGAAATCGACTACTAATTCAAGCAAAAGCTTGAAAGTGACTCGTGATCTTATCACCACTGAAGGGCTTGAGGCGCTGATGGAGTCCCACTGTACAATCGAATCTTACCGCATCTTTGAGGAAGAAGATGGCACATGACGGCAGGTGCTTGCCGAGGGTGTCGTAGCCACAACTACAGTCTGTAGTTCCCCAACTAGCTGGGCCACCCGGGATTCTTCTCTCTTCCTGTTCGTCAGGCGTTCCGGCCTTTTCCTTCTTCGACCATTCTTTTCCCCGACCAAGTGACCGTGCTGACATTGTCAACATGAAAACAGATGCTGCAGAACATGGACCAGACAGAGCTGATGTACCCCGACGCTTTAATCTTTTGATGTTGCCATCACGATAAGTTTCCCCTGTTTCAGGTTATGATGCAGACTGTATCCTGGAATCGAGTTCAGGATGTGTACCATCGACTTCTGCTGCATGGCCGTGAAACATCGTGACGGTAAACTTGGACATTCATACCAGCTCTCAGACCTGTGAGCTATAGAGAAGCCCATCAGCATTCTCTCATGTACCTTCGTCTTATTTTGGATGGTTTTCCACTCGCTGTAACTCCCAAGTGAAAAATCTTTATTAGATTGACTGGTTTGAGATGTTCCAAAAGACACAGGACAAGCTTCAGATTCAAAATCTCCATGGCTGCTTTTACATCGaccctgctttccttttctttcttctctcgaGACTGGCGCTTGATTCCATCTAATTTGTTGATGGATACAAGAAACTCCTTGCTTTCTTGGCCTTTCCTGGATGGAGATGTCTCCTAGACATTTGCTGGCGGAAACTCCTTGGGGTTCACATATTTCTTGCCCATTTCTTTTGCAGACAGTAGCCATCACACAAAGATCAAATCCTTTTAGCATTATCAGGTGCCAAAAGAACATGTGGTCGATCGATCCACCCCAAGATCGAACAACCAGATAGCTTAGTTGGCGGATAATGAACTCTCGTACTGGCTGTAACGTAAACTCCGAGACAGAACAGATTTAAAGATAAGCAGCGTCGATGTCATCCTTTGCAGGTATTGATAGATTCCTATCATCAGTCGTTCAGTAATATTTCTACTTGATCTGCGCCAACACCCTTAACCGAACTACAAAATGGTTTCCTCGCAGCACGAACGAAAGTATGTGATGGCTGCTGATTATTTTTACCCTATCAAACATTGCAGTTTCATCTCATATAGTATCGGAATAACTTCGATTTTCCTCATATATAagaattttcttttgagaagaTTAACGTGGCTTAAAATTTAAGAGTTTTGGTGTCTTGAAATTGAGCAGATCATTAGCTTGACCTTATATGCGAACCACCT comes from Musa acuminata AAA Group cultivar baxijiao chromosome BXJ3-3, Cavendish_Baxijiao_AAA, whole genome shotgun sequence and encodes:
- the LOC135581697 gene encoding ribose-phosphate pyrophosphokinase 1-like isoform X1, producing MVISSLFTTPAAPPLLACKSGFNQAPLPVHMRFDISKSSQLSNGRLSLPGFSCTHQESIVALNPDSTVKPEGRVKIFSGSANLLLAQEIASYMGMELGKINIKRFADGEVYVQLQESVRGCHAFLVQPTCPPTNENLMELLIMIDACRRASARSITAIIPYFGYGRADRKTKERESIAAKLVANLITEAGANRVVSIDFHSGQAIGYFDISVDQVYGQPVILDYLVSKNIPSKDLVVVSPDVGGVARARGFAKKLSDAPLAIVDKRRQGHNISEVMNLIGDVKGKVAVLVDDMIDTAGTITNAAALLQQEGANAVYACCTHAVFSPPAIERLSSGVFQEVIITNTIPVAEHNYFSQLTVLSVANLLAETIWHIHSDGSVSGMFK
- the LOC135581697 gene encoding ribose-phosphate pyrophosphokinase 1-like isoform X2, which gives rise to MGMELGKINIKRFADGEVYVQLQESVRGCHAFLVQPTCPPTNENLMELLIMIDACRRASARSITAIIPYFGYGRADRKTKERESIAAKLVANLITEAGANRVVSIDFHSGQAIGYFDISVDQVYGQPVILDYLVSKNIPSKDLVVVSPDVGGVARARGFAKKLSDAPLAIVDKRRQGHNISEVMNLIGDVKGKVAVLVDDMIDTAGTITNAAALLQQEGANAVYACCTHAVFSPPAIERLSSGVFQEVIITNTIPVAEHNYFSQLTVLSVANLLAETIWHIHSDGSVSGMFK